Proteins encoded within one genomic window of Candidatus Pseudothioglobus singularis PS1:
- a CDS encoding cell division protein FtsQ/DivIB encodes MAKERLNRPKQQKKPLKSVLKRALKICIFFLIAFSIAFVVYLVDRSKLLEPHISWEVDGELTTHAHQYDDLIKPVLNNKYLLNLNKIKSKIYQNPWVLNVETQRIFWNRIKVSIKKHDVAMRWGSQGYISSQGVLFKPNLTINSDAPIGLVSEVSVKNFYDDFVLYQSILDPVKISTFERNSIDELTLENNIKVILGHQKQNERLEIFVKSFEKLKKYKKIRTRGIFDMRYPNGFALSYSPLSLHSIEPN; translated from the coding sequence ATGGCTAAAGAAAGACTCAATCGTCCAAAGCAACAAAAAAAACCACTAAAGAGTGTCTTAAAGAGGGCGCTGAAGATCTGCATATTCTTTCTGATAGCTTTCTCAATTGCCTTTGTCGTATATCTTGTGGATCGCTCAAAATTACTGGAGCCTCATATCTCCTGGGAAGTTGATGGCGAGCTAACTACTCATGCTCATCAATATGATGATTTAATTAAACCCGTTTTAAATAATAAATACCTGCTAAATTTGAATAAAATTAAAAGTAAGATTTATCAAAACCCATGGGTATTAAATGTTGAAACCCAAAGAATATTTTGGAATCGTATCAAGGTATCCATTAAGAAACACGATGTCGCAATGAGATGGGGCTCTCAAGGCTATATCTCTTCTCAAGGTGTACTATTTAAGCCCAATCTGACAATCAACTCGGATGCGCCAATTGGATTAGTGTCAGAAGTATCTGTCAAAAATTTTTATGATGATTTCGTTCTATATCAATCAATCTTAGATCCGGTCAAAATCTCTACTTTCGAGAGAAACTCAATTGATGAGCTTACTCTAGAGAATAACATTAAAGTCATTCTAGGACATCAAAAGCAAAATGAACGACTTGAGATATTTGTAAAGTCTTTTGAAAAGTTAAAAAAATACAAAAAAATTCGCACAAGGGGTATTTTTGATATGCGCTATCCTAATGGCTTTGCGCTGAGCTATTCGCCATTATCACTGCATAGCATAGAGCCAAACTAA
- the murB gene encoding UDP-N-acetylmuramate dehydrogenase gives MLKINEPMSKHCSLRSGGATSEFFQPTNIDELSEFLKNNKKPVLLVGLGSNLLVRDRGFKGVTIHTKNLKELSISKSLIESGAGTSLAKLSRFALAQLKYGAEFLSAIPGTVGGALAMNAGAFGSEVWEYVSSVKTMSLSGELQNRTPKDYEISYRSTLHRFKNEFFVSATFDFNLEKQNDNVGELLQKRNSTQPIGLPSCGSVFKNPKNHYAAQLIEDSGLKGFCVGGACVSEKHANYIINQDNASAMDIENLITHIQETIKLKHNIALETEIIII, from the coding sequence ATGCTTAAAATTAATGAGCCAATGTCAAAACACTGCTCTCTAAGGTCTGGAGGCGCTACCAGTGAGTTTTTTCAACCCACAAATATTGATGAGCTTTCAGAATTTTTAAAAAATAACAAAAAGCCGGTTCTTCTGGTTGGTTTGGGCAGTAATCTTTTAGTGCGGGACAGGGGCTTTAAGGGTGTCACGATCCATACAAAAAATCTAAAAGAGCTATCGATTTCAAAAAGCTTAATTGAATCTGGTGCAGGCACCTCCTTGGCTAAACTTTCTAGATTTGCTCTCGCGCAACTTAAATATGGAGCTGAATTTCTGAGTGCAATCCCTGGAACTGTAGGCGGTGCTCTAGCTATGAATGCTGGTGCTTTTGGCTCTGAAGTCTGGGAGTACGTCAGCTCTGTCAAAACAATGAGCCTTTCTGGGGAACTCCAAAATAGAACTCCGAAAGACTATGAAATTTCATACCGTTCGACATTGCATCGATTCAAAAATGAATTTTTTGTAAGTGCTACTTTCGACTTTAATCTTGAGAAACAAAATGATAATGTGGGTGAGCTTCTCCAAAAAAGAAATTCAACTCAGCCAATTGGCTTGCCAAGCTGTGGAAGTGTATTTAAAAATCCTAAAAATCACTACGCTGCTCAATTAATTGAGGATAGTGGTCTCAAGGGTTTTTGTGTTGGAGGCGCATGCGTATCAGAGAAACATGCAAATTATATTATTAACCAAGATAATGCATCAGCAATGGATATTGAGAATTTAATTACCCACATACAAGAGACGATCAAATTGAAGCACAATATTGCTCTTGAAACCGAAATAATCATCATATGA
- a CDS encoding D-alanine--D-alanine ligase, which translates to MIAVLMGGYSAEREISLLSGMAVYDALSNSKLDCFAYDLTEDNLDQLWSQEFDQAFIVLHGRGGEDGFIQSELEKNNISYTGSGAKASKLCMDKAATKDLWSNHKLPLSASIVATKGKDLDTVTFPLPWAVKPTLEGSSNGVTKVSKESELDAALEIAFQYGNQALIEEWIDGDEYTVSILNGETLPSIKIISDHDIYDYHSKYFSNKTEYLCPSDLTQEQELNLQKIALEAFNLTGASGWGRVDFILDKDRVPFLLEINTVPGMTSHSLVPMAAKALNISFEELVIKILHG; encoded by the coding sequence ATGATTGCGGTTCTCATGGGGGGCTACTCCGCTGAGAGAGAAATTTCACTTCTCAGTGGAATGGCAGTCTATGATGCCCTTTCTAACTCTAAATTAGACTGCTTTGCATACGATCTTACTGAAGATAATCTCGATCAACTGTGGTCACAAGAGTTTGATCAAGCATTTATCGTTCTTCATGGAAGGGGTGGCGAGGATGGATTTATTCAATCTGAGCTTGAAAAAAACAATATTTCATATACTGGATCTGGCGCCAAAGCTTCAAAGCTATGCATGGACAAAGCTGCAACCAAAGATTTATGGAGCAATCATAAACTTCCCCTCTCAGCTTCGATCGTTGCAACAAAAGGTAAAGATTTGGACACAGTTACATTTCCCCTACCTTGGGCTGTAAAACCGACCCTAGAAGGCTCAAGTAATGGGGTTACAAAAGTATCAAAGGAATCAGAACTTGATGCCGCACTTGAAATAGCTTTTCAATATGGAAATCAGGCATTAATAGAGGAGTGGATTGATGGCGATGAATATACTGTCTCAATATTAAATGGTGAAACTTTACCCAGTATAAAGATAATTTCAGATCATGATATTTATGACTATCATTCAAAATATTTCAGCAATAAAACCGAATACCTTTGCCCATCAGACTTAACACAAGAGCAGGAACTTAATCTCCAAAAAATTGCACTAGAAGCATTCAATTTAACCGGCGCATCGGGATGGGGGAGAGTTGATTTTATTCTTGATAAAGATAGAGTTCCTTTTCTACTGGAAATTAATACTGTGCCAGGTATGACATCTCATTCTCTTGTCCCAATGGCTGCAAAAGCTTTAAATATAAGTTTTGAAGAATTAGTAATAAAAATACTACATGGCTAA